In one window of Hymenobacter nivis DNA:
- a CDS encoding leucyl aminopeptidase family protein, with product MLPQLAHAATASAHATQVFLLPHGTTALPTAAAGDLPEAARAYIETALADHQKLVHLNHFSHQHYYVVLADKPTADQRLEALRRSGHQLHSLLKAEKVAEVFIQNLTDEPAGALAMAEGLALTAYQFEGYKTDEKSRKAPALTTITLVGDAATAAEVSALAHVLQGVALARDLVNAPVNKLNAEQFAERMAAAGDEAGYTTDILDLARIEALRMGGLLAVNLGSPEPPTFSILEWKPANAQNAKPYVLVGKGVVFDTGGLSLKPTPNSMDLMKCDMAGGAAVAGTLYALAKNQVPLHVIGLVPATDNRPGGLAFVPGDVITMHSGLTVEVKNTDAEGRLLLADALSFAKKYDPELVIDLATLTGAAVRAIGTEGSAVLGTAGAPTVQQLHAAGHRTHERLVEFPLWDEYADHIKSDIADLSNLGKGEAGHISAAKFLERFAEGYPWLHLDIAGPAFLTAPDNYRGKGGTGVGVRLLYEFLTKQLNTLNK from the coding sequence ATGCTTCCCCAACTTGCCCACGCGGCCACGGCCTCGGCCCATGCCACCCAGGTTTTTCTGCTGCCCCACGGCACCACCGCGCTACCCACCGCGGCGGCCGGCGACCTGCCCGAAGCGGCCCGCGCCTACATCGAAACGGCTTTAGCCGACCACCAGAAACTCGTTCACCTCAACCACTTTAGCCACCAGCACTACTACGTGGTGCTGGCCGACAAGCCTACCGCCGACCAGAGACTGGAAGCCCTGCGCCGCAGTGGCCACCAGCTCCACAGCCTGCTGAAAGCAGAAAAAGTAGCCGAGGTTTTCATCCAGAACCTGACCGACGAGCCCGCTGGGGCCCTGGCGATGGCCGAAGGCCTGGCCCTGACGGCCTACCAGTTTGAAGGCTATAAAACCGATGAGAAATCGCGCAAAGCGCCGGCCCTGACCACCATCACGCTGGTGGGCGATGCGGCCACCGCGGCGGAGGTTAGCGCGCTGGCCCACGTACTGCAAGGCGTGGCCCTGGCCCGCGACCTGGTGAACGCGCCCGTCAACAAGCTCAACGCCGAGCAGTTTGCCGAGCGCATGGCGGCCGCCGGCGACGAGGCCGGCTACACCACCGATATCCTGGACCTGGCCCGCATCGAGGCCCTGCGCATGGGCGGCCTGCTGGCCGTGAACCTGGGCTCGCCCGAGCCACCCACGTTCAGCATCCTGGAGTGGAAGCCGGCCAACGCGCAGAATGCCAAGCCCTACGTGCTGGTGGGCAAGGGCGTGGTGTTCGACACCGGGGGACTCAGCCTCAAGCCCACGCCCAACAGCATGGACCTGATGAAGTGCGACATGGCTGGCGGCGCGGCCGTGGCCGGCACACTCTACGCGCTGGCCAAAAACCAGGTGCCGCTGCACGTCATCGGCCTGGTGCCCGCCACCGACAACCGCCCCGGGGGCCTCGCCTTCGTGCCCGGCGACGTCATCACGATGCACAGCGGCCTGACGGTGGAAGTGAAGAACACCGACGCCGAAGGCCGCCTGCTGCTGGCCGACGCCCTCAGCTTCGCCAAGAAGTACGACCCGGAATTGGTGATTGACCTAGCTACCCTCACCGGGGCCGCCGTGCGCGCCATTGGCACCGAGGGCAGCGCCGTGCTGGGCACCGCTGGGGCCCCCACGGTGCAGCAGCTGCACGCCGCCGGCCACCGCACGCACGAGCGCCTGGTCGAATTCCCACTTTGGGACGAGTACGCCGACCACATCAAGTCCGACATCGCTGACCTGAGCAACTTGGGCAAGGGCGAGGCCGGCCACATCTCGGCCGCCAAATTCCTGGAGCGCTTCGCCGAAGGCTACCCCTGGCTGCACCTCGATATCGCCGGACCCGCCTTCCTGACGGCCCCCGACAACTACCGCGGTAAGGGCGGCACGGGCGTCGGCGTACGGTTGCTTTATGAGTTTCTGACCAAGCAATTAAATACCTTGAATAAGTAG
- the pdxA gene encoding 4-hydroxythreonine-4-phosphate dehydrogenase PdxA, whose translation MSRPLPRLGFSVGDLAGIGPEVIYKTLLDERILRLCTPVVYGTATALFDEFPVAEDAEPLAFRQLRDAADIAPGRLNAVTCWDEDFHLAPGQPSAATGQAARESLLAASRDLKAGLLDGLVTAPISKDNTQGPDFRYPGHTEFLTAYFGAPESLMLLADDESGLRVATATGHVALRDVPARLTPDLLRKKIQLLLKSLKTDFGIDKPRVAVLGLNPHAGENGLLGGEEIAVVEPVLKQFLHDGHLVFGPYPADGYFGNGQFRQFDATLSLYHDQGLIPFKLLAFERGVNFTAGLPVVRTSPDHGTAYGIAGQYRADASSFRAAVFMAADIWRQRQEAAEPRSAR comes from the coding sequence ATGTCACGCCCCCTCCCCCGCCTCGGTTTTTCCGTGGGCGACCTCGCCGGCATCGGCCCCGAAGTCATTTACAAAACCCTGCTCGACGAGCGAATTCTCCGCTTGTGCACCCCCGTGGTGTACGGCACGGCCACGGCCCTGTTCGACGAATTTCCGGTGGCCGAAGACGCCGAGCCGCTGGCTTTCCGGCAACTGCGCGATGCCGCCGACATTGCCCCCGGCCGCTTGAATGCCGTGACCTGCTGGGACGAAGACTTCCACCTGGCCCCCGGGCAGCCCTCGGCCGCGACCGGGCAGGCGGCCCGCGAGAGCCTGCTCGCCGCCAGCCGCGACCTTAAGGCCGGCCTACTCGACGGCCTCGTGACGGCCCCCATCAGCAAGGACAACACCCAGGGGCCCGACTTCCGCTACCCCGGCCACACCGAGTTCCTGACGGCCTACTTTGGGGCCCCCGAGAGCCTGATGCTGCTGGCCGACGACGAGTCGGGCCTGCGCGTGGCCACCGCCACCGGCCACGTGGCCCTGCGCGACGTGCCCGCCCGCCTCACGCCCGACCTGCTGCGCAAGAAGATTCAGCTGCTGCTCAAGTCGTTGAAAACGGATTTTGGTATCGACAAGCCCCGCGTGGCCGTGCTGGGCCTCAACCCCCACGCCGGCGAAAACGGTCTGCTCGGCGGCGAAGAAATTGCCGTGGTAGAGCCCGTGCTTAAGCAGTTTCTGCACGACGGCCACCTCGTATTCGGGCCCTACCCGGCCGACGGCTACTTCGGCAATGGGCAGTTCCGGCAGTTCGACGCTACCCTGTCGCTCTACCACGACCAGGGGCTGATTCCGTTCAAGCTGCTGGCCTTTGAGCGGGGCGTCAACTTCACCGCCGGCCTGCCGGTAGTACGCACCTCGCCCGACCACGGCACAGCCTACGGCATTGCCGGCCAGTACCGCGCCGATGCGTCGTCGTTCCGGGCGGCCGTATTCATGGCGGCCGACATCTGGCGGCAGCGCCAGGAGGCCGCCGAGCCGCGCAGCGCCCGGTAA
- a CDS encoding YceD family protein, which yields MKKESQYDLNLVKLGPKTVRFDYELGPDFFALFETPLVEQGQLHAEVEATRTERLLTLNFHITGTVGLACDRSLDDYDQPLDIEETLLVRFGEENKELDDNVLQITPDTQVLPLAQHLYDYIGLALPMKRLHPRFQNEPDEYPDAPTKHIFSTSRDQDASDDDEPADPRWAALRNLN from the coding sequence GTGAAAAAAGAAAGCCAATACGACTTAAATCTGGTGAAGCTGGGCCCCAAAACGGTTCGCTTCGACTACGAGCTGGGGCCCGATTTCTTCGCCCTCTTCGAAACCCCGCTCGTGGAGCAGGGCCAGCTGCACGCCGAAGTCGAGGCCACGCGCACCGAGCGCCTGCTTACACTCAACTTCCACATCACGGGTACCGTGGGCCTGGCCTGCGACCGCAGCCTCGACGATTACGACCAGCCGCTGGACATCGAAGAAACGCTGCTGGTGCGCTTCGGCGAAGAGAACAAAGAGCTGGACGACAACGTGTTGCAAATCACGCCCGACACCCAGGTTTTGCCCCTCGCCCAGCACCTCTACGACTACATTGGCCTGGCGCTGCCCATGAAACGGCTGCACCCGCGCTTCCAAAACGAGCCCGACGAATACCCCGACGCGCCCACCAAACACATTTTTTCGACCAGCCGCGACCAGGACGCCTCCGATGATGACGAGCCGGCCGACCCGCGCTGGGCTGCCCTCCGAAACTTAAACTAA
- the rpmF gene encoding 50S ribosomal protein L32, with amino-acid sequence MAHPKRRTSSSVRDKRRSHHKLTPKAVTLCSNTGELHLRHKAYVVDGDLYLHGKVAIKNFSKVAAAAAPDTDEE; translated from the coding sequence ATGGCCCATCCTAAGCGCCGCACCTCTTCTTCCGTCCGCGACAAACGCCGCAGCCACCACAAACTGACCCCTAAGGCCGTGACCCTGTGCTCGAACACCGGTGAGCTACACCTGCGCCACAAGGCCTATGTGGTTGACGGCGACCTGTACCTGCACGGCAAAGTAGCCATCAAGAACTTCAGCAAAGTGGCCGCCGCGGCCGCGCCCGATACCGACGAGGAATAG
- the plsX gene encoding phosphate acyltransferase PlsX, translating to MKIALDAMGGDFAPQAAVAGALLAAERLAGKATIVLIGQEDAVRPLLPTTGFAPGAFEFVPASQVIEMGEHPTKAYQQKQDSSIAVGYRLLHSGEVEAFCSAGSTGAMLVGAMFTVKTVPGVLRPAIANFVPKLNGEFGILLDVGANAECKPEMLEQFGELGSLYAQYVLGVAHPRVGLMNLGEEEGKGTALTQAAHQLLKINPHIDFVGNLEGRDLFNGKAHVVVCDGFTGNILLKMAESVYEILAEKNMHDPFFDRFNYEAIGGSPILGINDNAIIGHGRSTPMAVGNMLVQGYNMAASGIVDQIKATFKS from the coding sequence ATGAAAATTGCCCTGGACGCCATGGGCGGCGATTTCGCCCCCCAGGCTGCCGTCGCGGGGGCGTTGCTGGCCGCCGAACGGCTCGCCGGCAAAGCCACCATCGTTTTAATTGGCCAGGAAGACGCGGTGCGGCCCTTGCTGCCCACCACCGGCTTCGCACCGGGCGCATTTGAGTTCGTGCCCGCCTCGCAAGTCATTGAGATGGGCGAGCACCCCACCAAGGCCTACCAGCAAAAGCAGGATTCCAGCATTGCCGTGGGCTACCGCCTACTGCACAGCGGCGAAGTCGAAGCGTTTTGCTCGGCCGGTAGTACGGGGGCTATGCTCGTGGGCGCCATGTTCACGGTGAAAACAGTGCCGGGCGTATTGCGGCCGGCCATCGCCAACTTCGTCCCCAAGCTCAACGGCGAGTTCGGCATCCTGCTCGACGTGGGAGCCAACGCCGAGTGCAAACCCGAAATGCTGGAGCAGTTTGGCGAGCTTGGCTCGCTTTACGCCCAGTATGTACTGGGCGTTGCCCACCCCCGAGTGGGCCTGATGAACCTCGGCGAGGAAGAAGGCAAGGGCACGGCCCTTACCCAGGCGGCCCACCAGCTGCTGAAAATAAACCCTCACATCGACTTCGTAGGCAACCTCGAAGGCCGCGACCTGTTCAACGGCAAGGCCCATGTGGTAGTCTGCGACGGCTTCACAGGCAACATCCTGCTGAAGATGGCTGAGTCGGTGTACGAAATCCTGGCCGAGAAAAACATGCACGACCCGTTCTTCGACCGCTTCAACTACGAGGCCATTGGGGGCTCGCCCATCCTGGGCATCAACGACAACGCCATCATCGGCCACGGGCGCAGCACGCCCATGGCCGTTGGCAACATGCTGGTGCAGGGCTACAACATGGCCGCCTCCGGCATTGTCGACCAAATTAAAGCTACTTTTAAATCCTGA
- a CDS encoding beta-ketoacyl-ACP synthase III produces MKITAAITGIGSYVPDYVLTNQELEKMVDTTDEWITTRTGIKERRILKGDNQGTSVLGTKAVQQLLEKTGTHPDEIELLICATTTPDVLFPATANIISNGVGITKAFSYDMNAACSSFLFALATGAQFIQAGTYKKVIVVGADKMSSIVDYTDRANCILFGDGAGAVLLEPNTEGYGLLDQVLRTDGSGEAYLHQKAGGSRRPPTHETVDRREHYIYQEGATVFKFAVKSMADVAAQVMERNHLGNDDVAWLVPHQANKRIIDATAHRMGVGPEKIMLNIQRYGNTTNGTIPLCLADYESQLRRGDNLILAAFGGGFTWGSVYLKWAYNS; encoded by the coding sequence ATGAAGATTACCGCTGCCATTACCGGGATAGGTTCCTACGTACCCGATTACGTGCTGACTAACCAGGAACTCGAAAAAATGGTGGACACCACCGACGAGTGGATCACCACGCGCACGGGCATTAAGGAGCGGCGTATTTTGAAGGGCGACAACCAGGGCACCTCCGTGCTGGGCACCAAGGCCGTGCAACAGCTGCTGGAAAAAACTGGTACCCACCCCGACGAAATAGAACTACTAATTTGTGCCACTACCACGCCCGATGTGCTGTTTCCGGCCACGGCCAACATCATTTCCAACGGGGTGGGCATTACCAAGGCGTTTAGCTACGACATGAACGCGGCCTGCTCGAGCTTTCTGTTTGCGCTGGCCACCGGGGCCCAGTTCATCCAGGCGGGCACCTACAAGAAAGTGATTGTGGTGGGGGCCGACAAAATGTCGTCCATCGTAGACTACACCGACCGCGCCAACTGCATATTGTTTGGCGACGGGGCCGGGGCCGTGCTGCTCGAACCCAACACTGAAGGCTACGGCCTGCTCGACCAGGTGCTGCGCACCGACGGCAGCGGCGAGGCCTACTTGCACCAGAAAGCCGGCGGCAGCCGCCGCCCGCCCACGCATGAAACCGTGGACCGGCGCGAGCACTACATTTACCAGGAAGGGGCCACCGTGTTCAAGTTTGCCGTGAAAAGCATGGCCGACGTGGCCGCCCAGGTGATGGAGCGCAACCACCTCGGCAACGACGACGTGGCCTGGCTAGTGCCTCACCAGGCCAATAAGCGCATCATCGACGCCACGGCCCACCGCATGGGTGTGGGCCCCGAGAAGATCATGCTCAACATTCAGCGCTACGGCAACACCACCAACGGCACCATTCCGCTGTGCTTGGCCGACTACGAAAGCCAGCTGCGCCGCGGCGACAACCTCATCCTGGCCGCCTTCGGTGGCGGTTTCACCTGGGGCTCGGTGTACCTGAAGTGGGCGTATAACAGTTAA
- the efp gene encoding elongation factor P gives MASTADFRNGLVLNYNGELHVITEFQHVKPGKGPAFVRTKMRNIKTGRVIDNTFNAGVKVETARVEQRPHQYLFKDDYGYTFMDTDTFEQIVLPEAMLPFADLMKEGQALTILMHAETELPLTAELPTTVELMVTYTEPGLRGDTATNTLKPAIMETGARVQVPLFIDQDTKIRVDTRTYTYVERVK, from the coding sequence ATGGCCAGTACCGCCGATTTTCGCAACGGGCTTGTGCTCAACTACAACGGGGAGTTGCACGTCATCACCGAATTCCAGCATGTGAAGCCCGGCAAGGGCCCCGCATTTGTGCGCACCAAAATGCGCAACATTAAAACCGGCCGCGTGATTGACAACACCTTCAACGCCGGCGTGAAGGTGGAAACCGCCCGCGTGGAGCAGCGCCCGCACCAGTACCTGTTCAAGGACGACTACGGCTACACGTTCATGGACACCGACACGTTTGAGCAGATTGTGCTGCCCGAGGCCATGCTGCCCTTCGCCGACCTGATGAAGGAAGGCCAGGCCTTGACCATCCTCATGCACGCCGAAACCGAGCTGCCCCTCACCGCCGAGCTGCCCACCACCGTAGAGCTAATGGTGACTTATACCGAGCCCGGCCTGCGCGGCGACACGGCTACCAACACGCTCAAGCCCGCCATCATGGAAACCGGGGCCCGGGTACAGGTGCCGCTCTTCATCGATCAGGATACTAAAATTCGGGTTGACACCCGCACCTATACCTATGTCGAAAGAGTCAAGTAA
- the accB gene encoding acetyl-CoA carboxylase biotin carboxyl carrier protein: MKAKELQELLDFIAKSGLNKVNIETDEFKISVQRDPTTKQVVSMAAPAPAATAPAGAAPAPAAAPAAPAASQTALKAPMIGTFYRSNGPDSPAFVQVGDVVEKGQVICIIEAMKLFNEIEAEQSGRIVKALVENATPVEYDQPLFLIE; the protein is encoded by the coding sequence ATGAAAGCCAAAGAACTACAGGAATTACTCGATTTCATTGCCAAGTCGGGCCTGAACAAGGTAAACATCGAAACCGACGAGTTCAAGATTTCGGTGCAGCGCGACCCCACCACCAAACAGGTGGTGAGCATGGCCGCCCCGGCGCCGGCTGCTACTGCTCCGGCCGGGGCTGCGCCGGCCCCAGCGGCGGCCCCCGCAGCCCCGGCCGCCAGCCAAACGGCCCTGAAGGCCCCCATGATTGGCACATTCTACCGCAGCAACGGGCCCGATTCACCGGCCTTCGTGCAGGTGGGCGACGTGGTGGAAAAAGGCCAGGTGATTTGCATCATCGAGGCCATGAAGCTATTCAACGAGATTGAGGCCGAGCAGAGCGGCCGCATCGTGAAGGCGCTGGTGGAAAACGCCACCCCGGTGGAGTACGACCAGCCGCTGTTCCTGATTGAGTAG
- the accC gene encoding acetyl-CoA carboxylase biotin carboxylase subunit, with the protein MFKKILIANRGEIALRIIRTCKEMGIKTVAVYSTADKESLHVKFADEAVCIGPPASALSYLSMPNLIAAAEITNADAIHPGYGFLSENAEFSRICQENGIKFIGASPEMINQMGDKATAKATMIKAGVPCIPGSVGLLDSVEQGKKIAAKIKYPVILKATAGGGGRGMRIIHGDDEFQKAWDDARTESKAAFGNDGMYLEKYVVEPHHIEVQLVGDQFGHVCHLSERDCSIQRRHQKLVEEAPSPFMTDELREKMGAAAIAGAAAIGYEGVGTIEFLVDKNRDFYFMEMNTRIQVEHPVTEEIINYDLIKEQIKVAAGIPISGKNYYPKMHAMECRINAEDPRNNFRPAPGRITTLHIPGGHGVRVDTHVYAGYQIPPNYDSMIAKLITVAQTREECIVKMKRALSEFVVEGVKTTIPFHLALMDNEQFKEGHFTTAFLETFDFSTV; encoded by the coding sequence ATGTTCAAGAAAATCCTCATTGCCAACCGGGGCGAAATTGCCTTGCGCATCATCCGCACCTGCAAGGAAATGGGCATCAAAACGGTGGCCGTGTACTCGACCGCCGACAAGGAAAGCCTGCACGTGAAGTTTGCCGACGAGGCGGTATGCATCGGGCCCCCAGCCTCGGCGCTCTCGTACCTGAGCATGCCGAATTTGATTGCGGCGGCCGAAATCACCAACGCCGACGCCATTCACCCGGGCTACGGCTTTTTGAGCGAAAACGCAGAATTCTCGCGCATCTGCCAGGAAAACGGCATCAAGTTCATCGGGGCCTCGCCCGAGATGATCAACCAGATGGGCGATAAGGCCACCGCCAAGGCCACGATGATCAAGGCCGGCGTGCCGTGCATTCCGGGCTCGGTGGGCCTGCTCGACTCGGTGGAGCAGGGGAAGAAAATTGCGGCTAAAATCAAGTACCCCGTTATCCTCAAGGCCACGGCCGGCGGCGGCGGGCGCGGCATGCGCATCATCCACGGCGACGACGAGTTCCAGAAAGCCTGGGACGACGCCCGCACCGAGTCGAAGGCCGCCTTTGGCAACGACGGCATGTACCTGGAGAAGTACGTGGTGGAGCCCCACCACATTGAGGTGCAGCTCGTGGGCGACCAGTTTGGCCACGTATGCCACCTCTCGGAGCGCGACTGCTCCATCCAGCGCCGCCACCAGAAGCTGGTGGAGGAGGCCCCCTCGCCGTTTATGACCGACGAGCTGCGCGAGAAAATGGGCGCGGCGGCCATCGCCGGGGCCGCGGCCATTGGCTACGAGGGCGTGGGCACGATTGAGTTTCTGGTGGATAAAAACCGGGATTTCTACTTCATGGAAATGAACACCCGCATCCAGGTGGAGCACCCGGTAACGGAGGAAATCATCAACTACGACCTGATTAAGGAGCAAATCAAGGTAGCGGCGGGCATCCCGATTTCAGGCAAAAACTACTACCCCAAGATGCACGCCATGGAGTGCCGCATCAACGCCGAGGATCCGCGCAACAACTTCCGGCCGGCCCCGGGCCGCATCACCACGCTGCACATCCCCGGCGGCCACGGCGTGCGCGTGGACACGCACGTGTACGCGGGCTACCAGATTCCGCCCAACTACGACTCGATGATTGCCAAGCTCATTACCGTGGCCCAAACCCGCGAGGAGTGCATCGTGAAAATGAAGCGGGCCCTGAGCGAGTTCGTGGTGGAAGGCGTGAAAACGACCATTCCCTTCCACCTCGCCCTGATGGACAACGAGCAATTCAAGGAAGGCCATTTCACGACGGCCTTTCTGGAGACGTTTGATTTCTCGACGGTGTAG